From Pseudanabaena sp. PCC 6802, one genomic window encodes:
- a CDS encoding J domain-containing protein → MELKSRLLRINKGIGHQGFDDHYAILGLPITATERQVRDRYLTIAKRLHPDVCRLTAGDKELATRFFARLVNPAYFALNRKRERAEYVKVLKLIPKLMLKRNQKVSPQSPVAQKLANDPSQEKYERAVTAISTVQFENMTTYMDFAGDLSELNLVFLLTSEGCSHLIAQPSQESEQPSSQPKTSDRPTPERMRPARTGYYDTTAGTAGKSGAGGDTSGTISKPQADLSKAMAKKHLQEAQALISRRQWQDALKELRNALKLDNQNSQCHVLMGIVYMNQEFVGMAKSSFQEALKLDPQNRVALDNLQKLDAKMPRKQSGSDAQGSAKKPPKKGGLSSWLPWW, encoded by the coding sequence ATGGAGCTAAAAAGCAGATTACTGAGAATTAATAAAGGGATCGGTCATCAAGGGTTTGACGATCACTATGCCATATTAGGTCTACCAATCACTGCTACTGAGCGTCAGGTGCGCGATCGCTATCTGACCATCGCCAAAAGGCTGCACCCAGATGTATGCCGGCTCACAGCCGGTGACAAGGAGTTAGCTACGCGTTTTTTTGCTCGACTGGTCAACCCTGCTTACTTTGCCCTCAATCGCAAGCGAGAGCGAGCCGAATATGTCAAGGTACTAAAGCTGATTCCCAAATTGATGCTCAAGCGCAATCAAAAAGTTTCCCCTCAGTCACCTGTAGCCCAAAAGTTAGCTAACGATCCCAGCCAGGAAAAATACGAAAGAGCAGTTACCGCGATCTCAACCGTACAGTTTGAGAACATGACTACTTACATGGATTTTGCTGGCGATCTGAGCGAGTTAAATTTAGTCTTTTTACTCACTAGCGAAGGCTGCTCGCATTTAATCGCCCAGCCATCCCAGGAAAGCGAGCAGCCTTCTAGCCAGCCTAAAACTAGCGATCGTCCTACGCCAGAGCGGATGCGTCCGGCTCGCACGGGATACTACGATACAACTGCAGGAACAGCGGGTAAAAGCGGTGCAGGTGGCGACACTTCAGGAACAATCTCAAAGCCACAAGCCGATCTCAGCAAAGCAATGGCGAAAAAGCACCTGCAAGAAGCCCAAGCCCTCATCAGTCGCAGACAGTGGCAGGATGCGCTCAAAGAACTCCGCAATGCTTTGAAGCTAGATAACCAAAACAGTCAATGCCACGTTCTGATGGGTATTGTGTATATGAATCAGGAGTTTGTCGGTATGGCAAAGTCGAGTTTTCAGGAAGCACTAAAGCTCGATCCCCAAAATCGCGTTGCTCTAGACAATCTCCAAAAACTGGATGCCAAAATGCCAAGGAAGCAAAGTGGTAGCGACGCTCAGGGTAGCGCTAAAAAACCACCGAAAAAAGGAGGTTTGTCCTCCTGGCTACCGTGGTGGTAA
- the glmM gene encoding phosphoglucosamine mutase: MKLFGTDGIRGHVGSFLTAPLALKVGFCAGQVLKHHYSSTSTNIILIGQDSRTSSNMLTAALAAGLTEAGLNVWNLGLCPTPTVAYLTATTPEITGGIMVSASHNPPEDNGIKFFGSDGIKLSTEIQQQIEQMVLANQSELESSNEISHCGGWGTYQERSPLVDLYQRSLHNSISGNLQGIRVVLDLAWGAATQVAPQVFQHLGAEVISLHDRPDGDRININCGSTHLKPLQEAVRQTGADLGFAFDGDADRVLAVDANGGVVDGDYILYLWGQELLQAERLPNASIVTTVMANLGFERAWQKLGGQMVRTAVGDQYVHAEMLKSGAMLGGEQSGHVLCRHYGVSGDGLLTALHLAALAKQRAPLAELMQQSFVPFPQLLKNVRVENREIRLNWQSCDSLAQAIDRAEQDLGDRGRVLVRASGTEPVMRVMVEAETLDLAQHWTDSLSQTIQNHLVGA; encoded by the coding sequence ATGAAATTATTCGGGACTGATGGTATACGCGGTCATGTTGGTAGCTTCTTAACCGCTCCATTGGCTTTAAAGGTGGGCTTTTGCGCCGGTCAAGTACTGAAGCACCACTACAGCAGTACTTCAACAAACATAATTTTAATTGGGCAAGACTCCCGCACATCAAGCAATATGCTGACAGCAGCTCTGGCAGCAGGTCTAACCGAAGCAGGCTTAAATGTGTGGAACTTAGGGTTATGCCCCACACCCACAGTGGCATACCTGACCGCCACCACACCGGAAATTACGGGCGGTATTATGGTTTCCGCCAGCCATAACCCCCCAGAAGATAATGGCATTAAATTTTTTGGTAGCGATGGCATCAAACTCAGTACCGAGATCCAACAGCAAATCGAGCAGATGGTGCTTGCTAACCAATCAGAACTGGAGAGCAGCAATGAAATATCACATTGTGGCGGATGGGGAACTTATCAAGAACGCTCTCCTCTAGTCGATCTCTACCAGCGATCGCTACACAACTCAATTTCTGGGAACCTGCAAGGCATCAGGGTAGTCCTGGATTTAGCCTGGGGTGCGGCTACGCAGGTTGCACCTCAAGTATTTCAGCACTTAGGCGCGGAAGTTATCTCTCTACACGATCGCCCTGACGGCGATCGCATTAATATTAACTGCGGCTCCACGCACCTCAAACCATTGCAAGAAGCGGTTAGGCAAACTGGCGCAGATCTGGGTTTTGCCTTTGATGGCGATGCCGATCGCGTCCTGGCCGTCGATGCCAATGGTGGCGTAGTAGATGGCGACTATATTCTTTACCTGTGGGGACAGGAATTATTGCAAGCCGAGCGGCTGCCCAATGCCTCAATTGTGACAACAGTGATGGCAAATCTGGGCTTTGAACGCGCCTGGCAAAAATTGGGCGGGCAGATGGTACGCACTGCCGTTGGCGACCAGTACGTCCACGCTGAAATGCTGAAGTCTGGAGCAATGCTGGGTGGCGAGCAATCAGGACACGTCCTGTGCCGTCACTATGGTGTCAGCGGCGATGGGCTGCTTACCGCATTGCACTTGGCCGCATTAGCAAAACAGCGGGCACCCTTAGCAGAACTGATGCAACAAAGCTTCGTGCCGTTCCCACAATTACTAAAGAACGTACGGGTTGAGAATAGGGAAATTCGCCTCAACTGGCAATCCTGCGATTCTCTGGCGCAAGCAATCGATCGCGCCGAGCAAGATCTCGGCGATCGCGGTCGAGTTTTGGTACGCGCCTCCGGCACAGAGCCAGTCATGCGCGTGATGGTAGAAGCCGAAACCTTGGACTTAGCTCAGCACTGGACGGATAGCCTCAGCCAAACGATCCAAAATCATTTGGTGGGTGCTTAG
- the accB gene encoding acetyl-CoA carboxylase biotin carboxyl carrier protein gives MEFNLDQLRELIAILNQTDISELTLESGDLRLNIRKSETKSVIVESTAPVVTTSQPISATVATVPAAASTPPVSSPLEASPARKLIDITSPMVGTFYSAPAPDEPPFVEVGDRVSKGQTVCIIEAMKLMNEIESEASGRIVEILVDNAQPIEYGQLLMRVDPS, from the coding sequence GTGGAATTTAACTTAGACCAACTACGGGAACTGATCGCGATTCTAAATCAAACCGATATTTCAGAGTTGACTTTAGAATCCGGCGATCTGCGCTTGAATATTCGCAAGAGCGAGACAAAGTCTGTCATCGTCGAGTCAACCGCGCCAGTTGTAACGACATCACAGCCAATTAGCGCGACCGTAGCCACAGTACCAGCAGCAGCTTCAACCCCACCAGTCTCATCTCCTCTAGAAGCATCTCCTGCTCGCAAGCTAATTGATATTACTTCACCGATGGTGGGAACGTTCTATAGTGCTCCGGCTCCTGATGAGCCACCATTTGTGGAAGTTGGCGATCGCGTAAGTAAGGGGCAAACCGTTTGCATTATTGAGGCGATGAAACTGATGAACGAGATCGAATCCGAAGCTTCCGGTCGCATCGTCGAGATTTTAGTAGACAACGCCCAACCGATTGAGTACGGTCAGTTATTGATGCGAGTAGATCCTAGCTAG
- a CDS encoding rhodanese-like domain-containing protein, whose translation MQKISVEELAIYLNSGDLESLQLIDVREPEELAIASLEGFRNLPLSQYPEWSGQISTILDPHAETLVLCHHGMRSAQMCEWLISQGFTNVKNISGGIDAYSLAVDPSVPQY comes from the coding sequence ATGCAAAAAATCAGTGTAGAAGAGTTAGCAATTTATCTCAATTCTGGCGATCTCGAAAGCTTGCAGTTGATCGACGTGCGGGAACCAGAAGAATTAGCGATCGCTAGTTTAGAAGGCTTTAGAAATCTCCCACTCAGCCAGTATCCCGAATGGTCCGGACAAATTTCCACGATCCTGGATCCCCATGCTGAGACGCTCGTACTCTGCCATCATGGTATGCGCTCGGCTCAGATGTGCGAGTGGCTGATTTCTCAAGGCTTTACTAACGTCAAAAATATTAGTGGCGGTATTGATGCTTACTCGCTCGCAGTCGATCCATCGGTGCCCCAGTACTGA
- a CDS encoding ABC transporter permease, whose amino-acid sequence MENPPELVIKAGRTESQYWQDLWRYRELLYFLAWRDILVRYKQTAIGVAWALLRPFLTMVVFTIVFGNLANLPSGDVPYPILVFAGMLPWQFFADTLSRCSNSLVGNANLISKVYFPRLIVPASAAIGSFIDFMVSGIILLGLMAWYNFLPSWHILTLPIFIIIAAVAAMGLGLWLAALNVKYRDFQYIVPFLIQFGLYISPVGFSSSIVPAQWRSLYYLNPMVGVIDGFRWAILGRDTQIYWIGFTLSMLLIVLLLISGIWYFRKTERTFADVI is encoded by the coding sequence ATGGAAAACCCACCAGAATTAGTTATTAAAGCGGGGCGTACAGAAAGTCAGTACTGGCAGGATCTGTGGCGTTATCGCGAGTTGCTGTACTTTTTGGCATGGCGGGATATTCTGGTGCGCTACAAACAAACCGCGATCGGGGTGGCGTGGGCATTATTGCGCCCCTTTCTGACTATGGTCGTCTTTACAATCGTGTTTGGGAATTTGGCAAATCTGCCGTCTGGTGACGTACCGTACCCGATTTTGGTGTTTGCAGGCATGTTACCCTGGCAGTTTTTTGCCGATACACTTTCGCGCTGTAGTAACAGCCTGGTGGGTAACGCCAATTTAATCTCCAAGGTTTATTTCCCGCGTTTAATCGTGCCTGCTAGCGCTGCGATCGGCAGTTTTATCGATTTCATGGTCTCAGGCATAATTTTGCTGGGGCTGATGGCCTGGTACAATTTCTTACCCAGTTGGCATATCCTGACACTACCGATCTTCATTATTATTGCGGCTGTAGCCGCTATGGGTCTGGGCCTGTGGCTAGCAGCGCTCAATGTCAAATACCGCGACTTTCAGTACATCGTGCCCTTTCTCATACAATTTGGGCTGTATATTTCCCCGGTTGGGTTTAGCAGCAGTATCGTGCCGGCTCAGTGGCGATCGCTCTACTATCTCAATCCGATGGTGGGCGTAATTGACGGTTTTCGCTGGGCAATTTTGGGCAGAGACACGCAAATTTACTGGATTGGTTTTACGCTTTCCATGCTTTTAATCGTGCTTTTACTCATCAGCGGTATCTGGTATTTCCGCAAAACAGAGCGCACGTTTGCCGATGTGATTTGA
- a CDS encoding ABC transporter ATP-binding protein: MSDTVIRVENLGKKYIIGHQQQGGYKTLRDAIASSAKSLVKRFRSSDDKPKNQYEEFWALKDVSFEVKQGEVVGIIGRNGAGKSTLLKILSRITEPTTGEVRIKGRVASLLEVGTGFHPELTGRENIFLNGAILGMSKSEIKKKFDAIVDFAEVEKFLDTPVKHYSSGMYVRLAFAVAAHLEPEILIVDEVLAVGDAQFQKKCLGKIGDIATKESRSILFVSHNLVALKSLCNRSLLLESGHLIDDAETDKVVSHYLGLGASMLSAENVWNDLNIAPGNDKVRLHRAAVSPVGNQSQEITVFTPIKLVFEYWNFLPTTNLNFSLVLYDLEDVCIFNTVSPSILCSVGKIRGHCYVPEHFLNSGSYRVRLLIVQDMSTPLVDLENVATFEVHDIKREGGWFGKWIGAVRPKLDWQVEIID, encoded by the coding sequence ATGTCTGATACGGTAATTAGAGTTGAAAATTTAGGCAAAAAGTACATTATCGGTCACCAGCAACAGGGTGGCTACAAAACGCTACGGGATGCGATCGCCTCGTCCGCAAAATCCTTAGTAAAACGCTTTAGAAGCTCTGATGACAAACCTAAAAACCAGTACGAAGAATTTTGGGCGTTAAAAGATGTATCGTTTGAGGTAAAGCAAGGCGAAGTTGTGGGTATCATCGGTCGTAATGGGGCGGGGAAATCAACTTTGTTGAAAATCCTCAGTCGCATTACCGAGCCAACAACAGGTGAGGTAAGAATTAAAGGTAGGGTAGCAAGTTTATTGGAGGTGGGGACAGGCTTTCATCCAGAATTGACAGGTAGAGAGAATATTTTTCTCAACGGTGCGATTTTGGGGATGAGTAAATCTGAGATTAAAAAGAAATTTGATGCGATCGTTGATTTTGCCGAGGTTGAGAAGTTTTTAGATACTCCTGTTAAGCACTATTCCTCTGGAATGTATGTGCGCTTAGCTTTTGCCGTAGCAGCACATCTAGAGCCGGAAATTCTCATAGTTGATGAAGTCCTTGCCGTAGGAGATGCTCAATTTCAAAAGAAGTGTTTAGGGAAGATAGGAGACATTGCGACAAAAGAAAGTAGGAGTATTCTATTCGTGAGCCATAACTTAGTTGCCCTAAAGAGCTTATGTAATAGATCGCTGCTATTAGAGTCAGGACATCTAATAGATGATGCTGAGACAGATAAAGTTGTCTCACATTACCTGGGTTTAGGTGCAAGTATGCTATCTGCAGAAAACGTTTGGAACGATCTAAACATTGCACCTGGGAATGACAAAGTACGTTTACACCGAGCTGCTGTATCACCCGTAGGAAATCAGTCACAAGAAATAACAGTTTTCACACCCATAAAACTTGTGTTTGAATACTGGAACTTTTTACCTACAACTAACCTAAATTTTAGTCTTGTATTGTACGATCTTGAGGATGTTTGTATATTTAACACTGTATCACCATCTATCCTATGTTCTGTTGGTAAGATAAGAGGCCACTGCTACGTACCCGAACACTTTTTAAATAGTGGAAGCTATAGAGTTAGATTACTAATCGTTCAAGATATGTCCACTCCGTTAGTTGATTTGGAAAATGTAGCAACATTTGAAGTGCATGATATTAAGCGGGAAGGGGGTTGGTTCGGCAAATGGATTGGAGCAGTTCGGCCAAAGCTCGACTGGCAGGTGGAAATAATTGATTGA
- a CDS encoding transglutaminase-like domain-containing protein gives MSNLSDSLPNLIRPAAAYTLYGLVWISSEAIPYAIALDTYQGNLLKIDPHTDSASILNPYTARQFRNASGIAISGDKLFVTKGNSIYYCNMIDFDLQPYMELPDRVEGIAVSEGGVYVSSSQASKIFVFGRATRGLLRVMPAPGIGLEALTLRDNELWICDRTEETVYCLEAKTGAIKFRALVPFPKPTGLGFCGNDLYVVYTDDEYYIRDNPNDPEPLSVQVRDRTFIHKLNLIQVDAKPRYTLSNGYLVEMIYLEETSSEDPQDVHDLTWRIALPTNTDRQKVRSVEPMGMPFTEEIVEGQRVAVFEIGELRADEARLFGWKAILEMRGIKYEIPYTEVETIPPLSPEMQAQYLIDDDGLGMDLPAVQAAAKEAVGRETNIIRKMLAIRDYVYDKLQYRMQPYIDTPDLVLARGTGSCGEYVGVLLALARLNGIACRTVGRYKCPPEADRHNVPLYQYYNHVWIEFYVPTIGWLPMESNPDDLGDRPYPTRFFMGLPWYHVEIGKGISFETIQPQPFSIGELALNHVRFRILGEL, from the coding sequence ATGTCAAACTTGTCTGATAGTTTGCCCAATTTAATTCGCCCAGCCGCTGCTTATACGCTTTACGGCTTAGTATGGATCTCATCCGAGGCTATACCCTATGCGATCGCTCTGGATACTTACCAAGGAAACTTACTTAAGATCGATCCCCACACTGATAGCGCATCCATTTTAAATCCCTATACTGCCAGACAATTTCGCAATGCCTCGGGCATTGCCATCAGCGGCGATAAGCTGTTTGTGACTAAAGGCAACAGCATATACTACTGCAACATGATTGACTTTGACTTGCAGCCATACATGGAACTGCCAGATCGAGTTGAAGGTATTGCTGTTTCCGAAGGAGGTGTATACGTATCCTCTAGTCAAGCGAGCAAGATTTTCGTTTTTGGTCGTGCGACTAGAGGGTTACTGCGCGTGATGCCAGCTCCTGGCATTGGGCTTGAGGCGCTGACTTTGCGCGACAACGAGCTATGGATATGCGATCGCACCGAAGAAACCGTGTATTGCCTGGAGGCCAAAACTGGTGCCATCAAGTTTCGAGCGCTCGTGCCATTTCCCAAACCCACAGGTTTGGGCTTCTGCGGTAATGACTTATACGTTGTTTATACAGACGACGAATACTACATTCGCGATAATCCCAACGATCCCGAGCCACTGTCAGTACAGGTACGCGATCGCACCTTCATCCACAAACTGAACCTGATTCAGGTGGATGCCAAACCGCGCTATACCCTCTCTAATGGCTACCTGGTCGAGATGATCTATTTAGAGGAAACATCGTCCGAAGATCCGCAGGACGTACACGATCTGACATGGCGCATTGCCTTGCCCACCAATACAGATCGACAAAAGGTGCGATCGGTAGAACCAATGGGAATGCCTTTTACCGAGGAAATCGTAGAAGGTCAACGCGTAGCCGTATTCGAGATTGGCGAACTGCGCGCTGACGAAGCCAGGCTATTTGGCTGGAAAGCTATCCTGGAAATGCGCGGTATTAAATACGAAATCCCCTACACAGAAGTCGAAACTATCCCGCCGCTGTCGCCGGAGATGCAAGCCCAGTACCTGATCGACGATGACGGCTTAGGCATGGATCTGCCCGCTGTCCAGGCGGCTGCCAAAGAGGCAGTCGGGCGCGAAACAAATATCATCCGTAAAATGTTGGCCATTCGAGATTATGTCTATGACAAACTGCAATACCGCATGCAGCCATACATTGATACGCCAGATCTGGTATTAGCCAGAGGTACGGGTTCCTGTGGCGAATACGTGGGCGTGCTGTTGGCACTGGCCCGCTTGAATGGTATTGCCTGCCGTACAGTTGGTCGCTATAAGTGCCCTCCCGAAGCCGATCGGCATAACGTGCCCCTGTACCAGTACTACAACCACGTTTGGATTGAGTTTTACGTACCTACTATTGGTTGGCTGCCAATGGAGTCAAATCCCGACGATCTTGGCGATCGCCCCTACCCCACTAGATTCTTTATGGGCCTACCTTGGTACCACGTAGAAATTGGCAAGGGCATTTCCTTTGAAACCATTCAACCCCAACCATTTTCGATAGGCGAGTTAGCTCTTAACCACGTCAGATTCAGGATTTTAGGCGAGTTGTGA
- the efp gene encoding elongation factor P has translation MISSNDFRPGVTIELDGGVWRVVEFLHVKPGKGSAFVRTKLKNAQTGSVVERTFRAGETVPQATLEKSTMQHTYKEGENFVFMDMSTYEESTLSAQQIGDRVKYIKEGMEVNVVRWGTQVIDVELPNTVVLEVTQTDPGLRGDTATGGTKPAILETGAQVMVPLFIEIGERIKVDTRSDTYLGRDN, from the coding sequence ATGATTTCTAGTAACGATTTTCGACCGGGTGTGACCATCGAGCTGGATGGAGGAGTATGGCGTGTAGTGGAGTTTCTACATGTTAAGCCAGGTAAGGGATCTGCCTTTGTGCGCACAAAACTCAAAAATGCCCAAACGGGTAGCGTTGTCGAACGCACATTTAGAGCAGGTGAAACTGTACCCCAAGCAACTCTAGAAAAAAGCACGATGCAGCACACCTACAAAGAAGGTGAGAATTTCGTGTTCATGGACATGTCTACCTACGAAGAGTCAACTTTAAGTGCCCAGCAAATCGGCGATCGCGTCAAGTACATCAAAGAGGGTATGGAAGTTAATGTCGTGCGCTGGGGTACTCAGGTGATTGATGTGGAGTTACCCAACACCGTGGTGCTGGAAGTTACCCAGACCGATCCAGGTCTGCGGGGCGATACTGCCACGGGTGGTACTAAGCCTGCAATTCTTGAAACCGGAGCGCAGGTGATGGTGCCGTTGTTCATCGAAATTGGCGAGCGTATTAAAGTTGATACTCGCAGTGATACTTATTTGGGGCGTGATAACTAG
- a CDS encoding endonuclease/exonuclease/phosphatase family protein, translating into MLTFLFWNLNRKDLISSLVQLVVTHNVDILILAECTHTQLFPDNILLALNPEGQKAEFHYAPSKCDRIQIFTRFSDSFVKPISESERYTLRRLTLPGRDALLLVAAHLLSQLHAKESTLIFEVGQFAEEIRRTEKELGHSRTIVVGDLNMNPFSDGVVSASGLHGVMTQEIARKKLRTVQGRDYPFFYNPMWRCLGGSTIAPAGTYYYRSSDHVCYFWNTFDQVLIRPDLLDQWDDTSLQILTNDGTQSLLMPNALPDKTNFSDHLPLLFRLNL; encoded by the coding sequence ATGCTGACATTCCTATTCTGGAACCTTAACAGGAAGGATTTGATTTCTTCCTTAGTCCAGTTAGTCGTTACTCATAATGTAGACATCCTGATCCTAGCGGAATGTACGCATACTCAGCTATTCCCTGATAACATACTGCTTGCGCTTAACCCAGAGGGGCAAAAAGCCGAATTTCACTATGCTCCTAGCAAGTGCGATCGCATTCAAATCTTCACGCGCTTCTCAGATAGCTTTGTTAAACCTATTTCGGAATCAGAACGCTACACGCTTAGAAGGCTTACTCTACCGGGTCGTGATGCGTTATTGCTAGTAGCTGCTCATTTACTTAGTCAACTGCATGCCAAAGAAAGCACCCTCATATTTGAGGTAGGGCAGTTTGCTGAAGAAATACGACGTACTGAAAAAGAGTTAGGGCATTCTCGTACAATCGTAGTTGGAGACCTGAATATGAATCCTTTTTCTGATGGTGTGGTCTCGGCTAGCGGATTGCATGGAGTTATGACTCAGGAAATTGCTCGTAAAAAGCTAAGAACGGTTCAGGGCAGAGATTACCCTTTCTTTTATAATCCCATGTGGAGATGTCTGGGAGGCAGCACAATTGCGCCAGCAGGAACTTATTACTACAGAAGTTCAGATCACGTATGCTATTTCTGGAATACCTTCGACCAAGTACTAATACGTCCAGACTTACTCGATCAGTGGGACGATACATCACTCCAAATACTCACCAACGATGGCACACAGAGCTTACTAATGCCAAACGCTCTACCTGACAAAACAAATTTTTCCGACCACCTGCCACTTTTATTCAGGCTTAATTTATGA
- a CDS encoding Uma2 family endonuclease encodes MTETVLLELDNTPEIQLPPTQDELLSDDGIPMETARHKWQMELLVNPLTAWLANRNAYVGGNMFVYFSPNQVKNHDFRGPDVFVALDVPKGERKCWVVWEEGKGPDIVIELLSESTAISDKQQKKEIYQRRLRVPEYFWFDPFNPDDFAGFAIQDEIYQQIPPESQGRLISRQLGLALVRWSGQFADANTVWLRWATLEGDLLPTDREIVEQERQRAEQAESLLERERHRAERLAGQLRALGADLDIEQDEH; translated from the coding sequence ATGACTGAAACTGTGTTACTTGAGCTAGATAATACTCCAGAAATTCAACTCCCTCCAACACAGGACGAGCTACTCTCTGACGATGGTATACCCATGGAAACTGCACGACATAAATGGCAGATGGAGTTACTAGTTAATCCTTTGACTGCCTGGTTAGCTAATCGGAATGCCTATGTGGGGGGCAATATGTTTGTCTACTTCAGCCCCAATCAGGTCAAAAATCATGACTTTCGCGGACCAGATGTTTTTGTAGCTTTGGATGTGCCAAAAGGCGAGCGCAAATGTTGGGTAGTTTGGGAAGAGGGAAAAGGCCCTGATATTGTAATTGAGTTGCTTTCCGAAAGCACGGCGATCTCTGATAAACAACAAAAGAAGGAGATTTATCAAAGACGCTTGAGAGTGCCAGAATATTTTTGGTTCGATCCCTTTAACCCCGATGATTTCGCTGGCTTTGCTATTCAAGATGAAATCTATCAACAGATACCTCCCGAGTCTCAAGGCAGATTAATCAGCCGACAATTGGGTTTAGCCTTGGTACGCTGGTCTGGACAGTTTGCCGATGCTAATACAGTCTGGTTGCGTTGGGCAACGCTAGAGGGGGATTTATTGCCCACAGACCGGGAAATTGTCGAACAAGAGCGGCAACGCGCCGAACAAGCAGAGTCACTCCTGGAACGAGAAAGGCATCGGGCAGAAAGACTAGCCGGACAGTTGAGAGCGCTTGGCGCAGATCTAGATATTGAGCAAGATGAGCATTAA
- a CDS encoding MarR family winged helix-turn-helix transcriptional regulator has protein sequence MVDLKREQELNTALELMYFAFRAIVAKPDEMLAERRMSRVHHRILYFVGRNPGVSVTHLLEILGVSKQALNAPLRLLIAQELIKATLDPGDRRIKQLALTDKGTQFENALSGNQRRRFESVFTLIGKDKETAWRETMQLLADSRFD, from the coding sequence ATGGTTGACCTAAAACGCGAACAGGAATTAAATACGGCACTAGAACTCATGTACTTTGCATTTCGAGCGATCGTTGCCAAGCCCGATGAAATGCTAGCTGAACGCCGTATGTCGCGGGTGCATCATCGTATCCTTTACTTTGTCGGGCGCAATCCAGGAGTTAGCGTTACCCATCTACTAGAAATTTTGGGTGTTTCTAAACAAGCGCTCAACGCGCCGTTGCGTTTGTTAATCGCACAAGAATTAATTAAAGCAACTCTCGATCCTGGCGATCGCCGCATCAAACAGCTTGCCCTCACAGACAAAGGAACACAATTTGAGAATGCTTTATCAGGAAATCAGCGGCGCAGGTTTGAATCGGTCTTTACACTAATTGGTAAGGACAAAGAAACAGCTTGGCGGGAAACAATGCAATTGCTTGCTGATTCTCGGTTTGATTAG
- a CDS encoding nuclear transport factor 2 family protein, with product MVIDRAFASKFASEWFAAWNSHDLNRILSHYAEDFELSSPFIIQVAQEPTGKLTGKQAISAYWGKCLQLMPNLQFVPVNLLIGINSITLYYQSIRGLAAETFYFDNAGKVNRSNACYAES from the coding sequence ATGGTAATCGATCGAGCATTCGCCTCTAAATTTGCCTCTGAATGGTTTGCTGCATGGAACAGTCACGACTTGAATCGCATTCTGTCGCACTATGCAGAAGACTTTGAGTTGTCCTCGCCTTTTATTATTCAAGTAGCCCAAGAACCTACAGGCAAGTTGACGGGAAAGCAGGCTATTAGTGCCTATTGGGGGAAATGTTTGCAGTTGATGCCCAATCTACAATTTGTACCTGTAAATCTGCTGATTGGCATTAATAGCATTACTCTCTACTATCAAAGCATACGCGGTCTAGCAGCAGAAACCTTTTACTTCGACAATGCTGGTAAAGTAAATCGTTCTAACGCTTGCTATGCCGAAAGTTGA